The proteins below come from a single Lates calcarifer isolate ASB-BC8 linkage group LG11, TLL_Latcal_v3, whole genome shotgun sequence genomic window:
- the axin2 gene encoding axin-2 — translation MSRALMDHIASSFREDAPRPPVPGEEGEAPCYPGKLAMMKTLEPPKSVLLGSPGSSARRNEDGLGEPEGSASPDSPLSRWTKSLHSLLGDQDGALLFRTFLEREKCVDTLDFWFACNGFRQMDLKDTKTQRVAKAIYKRYIENNSIVAKQLKPATKTFIRDNIKKQHIDSAMFDQAQTEIQTNMEENAYQMFLTSDIYLEYVRTGGENPNHVNSNGLGDLKVVCGYLPTLNEEEEWSCDFKAKALVGLSAKAHRGAVSMRAVEVMGYRSYKRGDSINPCHVGSFAPVSSTNDSEVSSDALTDDAMSVTDSSVDGIPPYKLGSKKQLQREMQRNMRMNSQVFLPAFPRTRRPPKEMVPMEPAEFAAQLISRLESLKREQDTITSLEERLQQIQEEEEREDTEIMGSAPQLSPHPLTLLSGSSDEDPQAILDEHLSRVLKTPGCQSPAVIRHSPRSSSPEHTPFTRASIGIKALVRTGPSTSSVSSPDQGAFALALGPSRTLVSRQSTKHIHHHYIHHHASPKTKEQIEREAALRVHGLCSSSGECQPCQPYQRSRSLGREMCGAISTDNSMGRSSSLSRRVCRSGAEDGVAERCMEDCGPLQLPSDTTDPTQNVLQWILESKQRGRHKSHSTQSTKKSFGGSSTQTHTWGGGGSCGHLRSHQPAQPFIQDPAMPPLPPPNTLAQLEEACRRLEEVSTKTTKQRHSVSSLQREKSHLVPVQGGGSVPLSLANPSPAGLLTTSPSLQSEEMKECKKGLGSHGVCSGETVVTYFFCGEEIPYRRTMKSHSLTLGHFKEQLRKKGNYRYYFKKASDEFECGAVFEEVSDDGSLLPTYEGKILGKVERME, via the exons ATGAGCCGGGCGCTTATGGACCATATCGCCAGTAGTTTCCGAGAAGATGCTCCTCGACCCCCGGTGCCTGGGGAGGAGGGCGAGGCGCCCTGCTACCCCGGCAAGCTCGCAATGATGAAAACCTTGGAACCCCCCAAATCGGTTCTGCTCGGCTCTCCGGGCTCCTCGGCGAGGAGGAACGAGGATGGTCTTGGGGAGCCAGAGGGGAGTGCCTCCCCGGATTCACCGCTCTCCCGGTGGACAAAGTCTTTGCACTCTCTCCTCGGGGACCAGGACGGTGCTCTACTTTTTAGGACATTCCTGGAGCGAGAGAAATGTGTCGATACTTTAGACTTTTGGTTCGCCTGCAATGGCTTCAGGCAAATGGACCTCAAGGAtaccaaaacacagagagtcGCCAAAGCAATTTACAAGCGCTACATTGAAAATAATAGCATTGTCGCGAAACAGCTCAAGCCCGCGACTAAAACCTTCATACGGGATAATATCAAGAAGCAACACATAGACTCTGCAATGTTCGACCAGGCGCAGACCGAGATCCAAACCAACATGGAGGAGAACGCGTACCAGATgtttctgacctctgacatttACCTCGAGTACGTGAGGACTGGGGGGGAAAACCCGAATCACGTCAACTCGAACGGGTTGGGCGACCTGAAAGTTGTATGTGGATACCTGCCCACGCTcaatgaagaggaggagtggagtTGTGATTTCAAAGCCAAAGCGCTCGTTGGACTGTCAGCGAAGGCGCATAGGGGGGCCGTTTCCATGAGGGCTGTGGAGGTGATGGGATACAG ATCGTACAAGAGAGGAGACTCCATCAACCCCTGCCATGTGGGCTCCTTTGCCCCCGTCAGCAGCACCAATGATAGCGAGGTGTCCAGTGATGCTTTGACCGACGATGCCATGTCTGTGACTGACAGCAGTGT AGATGGCATCCCTCCGTATAAACTGGGCTCCAAGAAACAGctacagagagagatgcagcGCAACATGAGGATGAACAGCCAAGTCTTTCTGCCTGCTTTCCCT CGTACTCGCCGTCCCCCCAAGGAGATGGTCCCAATGGAGCCGGCAGAGTTTGCAGCCCAGCTCATCTCCCGCCTTGAGAGCTTGAAGAGAGAGCAGGACACCATCACCTCCCTGGAAGAGAGGCTACAGCAGATTCAGGAG gaggaggaaagagaagataccGAGATCATGGGAAGTGCTCCCCAgctctccccccaccccctgacTCTCCTTTCTGGCTCCTCTGACGAAGACCCCCAGGCCATCCTGGATGAACATCTCTCTCGCGTCCTTAAGACCCCCGGCTGCCAGTCCCCAGCTGTCATCCGGCATTCACCTCGCTCCAGCTCCCCAGAACACACGCCTTTCACCCGGGCCAGCATTGGAATCAAGGCCCTGGTGAGGACCGGGCCCTCCACTTCTTCTGTCTCTAGTCCTGACCAAGGGGCTTTCGCTCTGGCCTTGGGCCCCAGCAGGACCCTCGTAAGCAGGCAGAGCACGAAACACATCCACCACCACTACATCCACCATCACGCCAGTCCCAAGACTAAAGAACAGATTGAAAGGGAGGCAGCCCTCAGGGTGCATGGCCTGTGCTCCAGCAGTGGGGAGTGCCAGCCCTGCCAGCCTTACCAGCGCAGCCGCAGCCTGGGCAGAGAGATGTGTGGGGCTATTTCAACAGACAACAGTATGGG GCGTTCCAGCTCTCTATCCAGGCGTGTGTGTCGTTCAGGGGCTGAGGATGGAGTAGCAGAGAGGTGTATGGAGGACTGTGGACCATTACAGCTGCCCAGCGACACAACAGACCCCACCCAAAATGTGTTGCAGTGGATCCTGGAAAGTAAACAACGAGGCAGGCACAAGTCTCACAG CACCCAGAGCACCAAGAAATCCTTTGGAGGCTCCtccacccagacacacacatggggTGGTGGAGGAAGTTGTGGCCACCTACGTAGCCACCAGCCAGCCCAACCGTTCATCCAAGACCCTGCCATGCCTCCCCTGCCCCCTCCCAACACTTTGGCCCAGCTGGAGGAGGCCTGCCGTAGACTGGAGGAGGTCTCCACCAAGACCACCAAGCAAAG GCATTCAGTGTCCAGTCTTCAGCGGGAGAAGAGCCACCTAGTGCCTGTCCAGGGTGGAGGGTCCGTCCCTCTGTCTCTAGCGAATCCCAGCCCTGCTGGCCTCCTCACGACCAGCCCCAGTCTCCAATCAGAAGA GATGAAGGAGTGTAAGAAGGGTTTAGGAAGCCACGGGGTGTGCAGTGGAGAGACAGTGGTGACATATTTTTTCTGTGGTGAGGAGATCCCCTACCGGCGGACCATGAAGAGCCACAGTCTCACCCTGGGCCACTTCAAGGAGCAGCTCCGCAAGAAGGGCAACTACAG GTACTACTTCAAGAAAGCCAGTGATGAGTTTGAGTGCGGCGCAGTGTTTGAGGAAGTGTCAGACGATGGCTCCTTGCTGCCCACCTATGAGGGCAAGATCCTGGGCAAGGTGGAGAGGATGGAGTGA